One window of the bacterium genome contains the following:
- a CDS encoding site-specific DNA-methyltransferase, with the protein EKRNQVPEYRDTKEIILRKTASLLSGLTTKKIASLKRAGKEGLFLTKDARKTEEIESGIVALTVTSPPFLDIVQYAKDNWLRCWFNDIDNEEISGKITVTRDISEWSSIMGGVFEELFRITKKGGWVAFEVGELRKGKIKLEEYVVPLGEKAGFECKSVIINEQNFTKTSNIWGVSNNSGGTNTNRIVLFQKVQT; encoded by the coding sequence CGAAAAGAGGAATCAGGTTCCCGAATATCGAGATACTAAAGAGATAATTCTACGCAAAACGGCTTCTTTATTAAGTGGATTGACGACAAAAAAAATCGCCTCTTTAAAGAGAGCCGGGAAAGAGGGGTTATTTTTAACGAAGGACGCACGAAAAACAGAAGAGATCGAATCCGGGATTGTCGCATTGACCGTTACCTCACCGCCGTTTTTAGATATCGTGCAATACGCGAAGGACAATTGGCTACGGTGTTGGTTCAACGATATCGATAACGAAGAGATTTCTGGAAAGATCACTGTTACGAGGGATATAAGCGAATGGTCTTCGATTATGGGTGGCGTTTTTGAAGAGCTTTTTCGCATTACAAAAAAGGGTGGATGGGTCGCATTCGAGGTTGGCGAACTGAGAAAAGGCAAGATAAAACTCGAAGAATATGTCGTCCCGCTTGGCGAAAAAGCCGGTTTTGAATGCAAATCCGTAATTATCAATGAGCAGAACTTCACAAAAACATCGAATATATGGGGAGTCAGCAACAACAGCGGCGGTACGAATACAAATAGGATAGTGCTTTTCCAGAAAGTGCAGACATGA